A stretch of the Paenibacillus dendritiformis genome encodes the following:
- a CDS encoding sulfurtransferase TusA family protein yields MGKKLSVLGMVCPFPLIEAKEAIETIGSGDELVIEFDCTQATESIPRWAAEAGHRVTRFEQIDDASWTITVQKK; encoded by the coding sequence ATGGGAAAAAAACTGTCCGTGCTCGGCATGGTATGTCCGTTTCCTTTGATTGAGGCCAAAGAAGCGATCGAGACGATAGGCAGCGGCGACGAGCTGGTCATCGAATTCGATTGCACTCAGGCAACCGAGAGCATTCCGCGCTGGGCTGCCGAGGCCGGCCACCGCGTCACCCGGTTCGAGCAGATCGATGATGCGTCCTGGACGATTACCGTGCAGAAGAAATAA
- a CDS encoding YeeE/YedE family protein, with the protein MLITGLLCGALLGFVMQRGRFCLTGGFRDMYLTKDNRMFYALLIAITVQSIGVFALIQLGLVEFSAGSFHWLATMAGSFLFGIGIILAGGCATGTWYRAGEGLIGSWIALFGYMAMSAIMKSGVLLPVNNSLKGYNAPTNSIPDTFGLSVWPFILILALLTLWLVVRQLRKPAVAVPSLPAKRAGLNHILFEKRWHPFVTAVLVGLIAILAWPLSEATGRMSGLGITTPSANLLQYLVTGDSGKYVNWGVFLVLGILAGSFLAAKASREFRFRAPDAKTALSSFGGGLLMGFGASWAGGCSIGNGLVMTAMMTWQGWISLLFILLGTWTASYFVYVRPRAKARKNQAAAYQTTTA; encoded by the coding sequence ATGTTGATTACGGGATTGCTATGCGGGGCGCTGCTTGGGTTCGTCATGCAGCGTGGACGATTTTGCCTGACCGGCGGTTTCCGGGATATGTACCTGACGAAGGACAACCGGATGTTCTACGCGCTGCTCATTGCCATCACGGTGCAGAGCATTGGCGTGTTTGCCCTTATCCAATTGGGCTTGGTCGAGTTTTCCGCCGGTTCGTTCCATTGGCTGGCGACGATGGCCGGCTCGTTTTTGTTCGGTATCGGGATTATTTTGGCCGGGGGCTGTGCCACAGGGACGTGGTACCGGGCCGGGGAGGGGCTGATCGGAAGCTGGATCGCCCTGTTCGGATATATGGCGATGAGCGCGATCATGAAGTCGGGCGTCCTGCTGCCGGTCAATAACAGCCTAAAAGGCTACAATGCGCCGACGAACTCCATTCCGGACACATTCGGTCTGTCGGTGTGGCCGTTTATCCTCATCCTGGCGCTGTTGACGCTATGGCTGGTCGTCAGGCAGCTGCGCAAGCCTGCCGTGGCGGTTCCGTCCTTGCCGGCGAAGCGCGCGGGGCTGAACCATATTTTGTTCGAGAAGCGATGGCATCCCTTCGTTACGGCGGTGCTCGTCGGCCTGATTGCGATTCTGGCCTGGCCGCTAAGCGAGGCGACGGGAAGAATGTCGGGTCTCGGCATTACGACCCCTTCCGCGAATTTGCTTCAATATTTGGTGACGGGGGACAGCGGGAAATATGTGAATTGGGGCGTCTTCCTGGTGCTTGGCATCCTGGCCGGCTCCTTCCTCGCCGCGAAGGCGAGCCGTGAGTTCCGCTTCCGGGCGCCAGACGCCAAGACGGCGCTATCCAGCTTCGGCGGCGGTCTGCTGATGGGATTCGGAGCGAGCTGGGCCGGGGGCTGCTCGATCGGGAACGGCCTGGTCATGACCGCCATGATGACCTGGCAAGGGTGGATTTCGCTTCTCTTTATTTTATTGGGAACGTGGACCGCTTCTTACTTCGTCTATGTTCGCCCTCGTGCGAAGGCGCGCAAAAATCAGGCTGCAGCTTATCAGACAACGACGGCGTAA
- a CDS encoding TerC family protein, producing the protein MDFFTADFWSGLLAIVIIDLVLAGDNAIVIGLSARNLPKEQQKKIIFWGTFGAIAIRSLLTLAVVWLLKIPGLLLLGGAMLIWIAYKLLVEEKKHDVASAASMWAAIKTIVIADTVMGLDNVLAVAGAAHGDFILVVMGLLISVPIVVWGSTLILKWVERFPVIIYIGSGVLAWTAAKMITDEPLVKGFFTENPILKWGLIIVTIAGVLVMGRLKKQKEVKQAA; encoded by the coding sequence ATGGATTTTTTTACAGCAGACTTCTGGTCTGGGCTTCTGGCGATCGTCATCATCGATCTGGTACTGGCGGGAGACAATGCGATTGTCATTGGGCTGTCAGCGAGGAACTTGCCGAAGGAACAGCAGAAAAAGATTATTTTTTGGGGAACGTTCGGAGCGATTGCCATTCGCTCGCTGCTTACGCTTGCCGTAGTATGGTTGTTGAAAATTCCGGGTCTGCTGCTGCTCGGCGGGGCTATGCTCATCTGGATTGCATATAAGCTGCTCGTTGAGGAGAAGAAGCATGATGTGGCGTCGGCGGCCAGCATGTGGGCGGCCATCAAGACGATCGTTATCGCGGATACGGTCATGGGGCTCGATAATGTGCTCGCCGTGGCCGGCGCCGCTCATGGCGATTTCATTTTGGTCGTGATGGGTCTGCTGATTAGCGTGCCGATTGTCGTATGGGGAAGCACGCTGATTTTGAAATGGGTGGAGCGATTCCCCGTCATTATCTATATTGGATCCGGGGTGCTGGCCTGGACGGCGGCTAAAATGATCACCGATGAGCCGTTAGTAAAGGGCTTTTTTACGGAAAATCCGATATTGAAGTGGGGACTTATCATTGTAACCATTGCCGGCGTGTTGGTCATGGGCAGACTGAAAAAGCAGAAGGAAGTGAAGCAAGCCGCTTAA
- the cydB gene encoding cytochrome d ubiquinol oxidase subunit II: MLSLNEFWFILVAVLFVGFFFLEGFDFGVGITARFLGRTDRERRILINTIGPYWDANEVWLITAGGAMFAAFPDWYATLFSGFYIPFVVLLLALIARGVAFEFRGKLDHGAWKRAWDAAILIGSLLPPFLLGVVFANLIRGVPIDGGKEMLGSLFDLLNGYALAGGVAAVLACILHGLVFLTLRTTGELRDRARKTARDLGPAIAAFLLLFAVMTYVSTDIYTVHGPQWIALPLLAGAALVMAGRFIKRQRDGWAFVMTGAVIILSMTSVFIGLFPRVMISSISPDYHLTVFNAASGAYSLQVMTYVSLTILPFVLGYQIWSYYVFRKRIDDKEHLEY; this comes from the coding sequence ATGCTATCGCTAAATGAATTTTGGTTTATTCTCGTAGCCGTGCTGTTTGTCGGTTTCTTCTTCCTGGAAGGCTTTGATTTCGGCGTCGGCATCACGGCGCGGTTCCTCGGCCGGACCGACCGGGAGCGCCGCATTCTCATCAATACGATCGGTCCGTACTGGGATGCGAACGAAGTATGGCTGATTACGGCCGGCGGCGCCATGTTCGCCGCTTTTCCGGACTGGTACGCCACATTGTTCAGCGGCTTCTATATCCCGTTCGTGGTGCTGCTGCTCGCGTTGATCGCCCGCGGCGTGGCCTTCGAATTTCGGGGCAAGCTGGACCATGGCGCATGGAAAAGGGCATGGGACGCCGCGATCCTCATCGGCAGCCTGCTTCCGCCCTTCCTGCTCGGCGTCGTATTCGCCAACCTGATTCGCGGCGTTCCGATCGATGGCGGCAAGGAAATGCTGGGCAGCCTGTTCGACCTGCTGAACGGCTACGCGCTTGCCGGAGGGGTCGCGGCCGTACTGGCGTGCATTCTTCACGGCCTCGTCTTCCTTACGCTGCGGACCACCGGCGAACTGCGGGACCGGGCGCGCAAGACGGCGCGCGACCTGGGGCCTGCCATCGCCGCCTTCCTGCTCTTGTTCGCGGTCATGACCTATGTCAGCACCGACATTTATACCGTCCATGGACCGCAATGGATCGCCCTCCCGCTTCTGGCCGGGGCGGCGCTCGTCATGGCTGGACGGTTCATCAAGCGGCAGCGGGACGGCTGGGCCTTCGTCATGACGGGGGCGGTCATTATTTTGTCCATGACCAGCGTGTTCATCGGCTTGTTCCCGCGGGTGATGATCAGCTCGATCAGTCCCGATTATCATCTCACCGTATTCAATGCCGCTTCCGGGGCGTATTCGCTGCAGGTGATGACGTATGTCTCCCTTACGATTCTTCCGTTCGTACTGGGGTATCAGATTTGGAGCTACTATGTCTTTCGCAAGCGAATCGACGACAAGGAGCATCTGGAATATTGA
- a CDS encoding diaminopimelate dehydrogenase, with the protein MSAIRIGIVGYGNLGRGVEKSIQQNPDMELVAVFTRRDPGSVQASVPVVSLQDVESYTDKVDVMILCGGSATDLPEQGPELARLFHTVDSFDTHARIPEYFEAVNGAAEASGHVSVISTGWDPGLFSLNRLLFESVLPQGAEYTFWGRGVSQGHSDAIRRVEGVKNGVQYTIPSEEAVAAVRSGEQPQLSTRDKHLRECFVVAEEGADKARIEAEIKNMPNYFSDYETIVNFISDEELKANHSAMPHGGYVLRSGVTGEGTTQLMEFSLKLGSNPEFTASVLVAYARAVHKLAARGEAGARTVFDIPFGLLSPKSPEQLRKEML; encoded by the coding sequence ATGTCAGCTATACGTATCGGTATTGTAGGTTACGGCAACCTTGGAAGAGGGGTCGAAAAGTCGATTCAGCAAAATCCGGATATGGAGCTTGTCGCTGTATTTACCCGCAGAGATCCGGGCTCGGTGCAAGCAAGCGTTCCGGTTGTATCGTTACAGGACGTAGAATCCTATACAGACAAAGTCGATGTCATGATCTTGTGCGGCGGCTCGGCTACGGATCTTCCGGAGCAGGGGCCTGAATTGGCACGCTTGTTCCATACGGTGGACAGCTTCGATACGCACGCGCGCATTCCGGAATACTTCGAAGCCGTTAACGGGGCGGCAGAAGCGTCGGGACATGTATCCGTCATCTCCACGGGATGGGATCCGGGCTTGTTCTCCCTGAACCGCCTGCTGTTCGAATCCGTGCTGCCGCAAGGCGCGGAATATACCTTCTGGGGACGCGGCGTCAGCCAAGGCCATTCGGATGCGATTCGCCGCGTCGAAGGCGTCAAAAACGGCGTACAGTACACCATTCCTTCCGAGGAAGCGGTAGCTGCCGTCCGCAGCGGAGAGCAGCCGCAGCTGTCGACGCGCGACAAACATTTGCGCGAATGCTTCGTCGTGGCCGAGGAAGGCGCGGACAAGGCCCGCATCGAAGCGGAAATCAAAAACATGCCGAACTACTTCTCCGACTATGAGACGATAGTGAACTTCATCAGCGATGAAGAGCTGAAGGCGAATCACTCGGCCATGCCCCACGGCGGCTATGTGCTCCGCAGCGGCGTGACAGGGGAGGGCACGACGCAATTGATGGAATTCAGTCTGAAGCTGGGAAGCAATCCGGAGTTCACGGCGAGCGTGCTCGTCGCCTATGCGAGGGCGGTACACAAGCTGGCGGCACGCGGAGAAGCCGGCGCACGCACCGTATTCGACATTCCGTTCGGCCTTCTGTCGCCGAAATCGCCTGAACAGCTTCGCAAGGAAATGCTGTAA
- a CDS encoding YiiX/YebB-like N1pC/P60 family cysteine hydrolase: MMKKVVLAILVLVLLVPATVSARGQDGDVLERILDVYPHVTKEQLVSEIEYASQITKLPGDVIASQMYDELRAKMPELQNKIAVLGGKGDGAYQLASSSKGNVFFETASTAGIPHGHVGIYYTPDYIVESVPGSGVRKVKLIDKRVDAGSKILTPKPQYASASAREQAADWAHGRIGESYSYNFATNRATSCVGDKNCSKLVWCAFKEKVNIDIDKDGGLGVYPVDIRDSPMFLTLKSY; this comes from the coding sequence ATGATGAAAAAGGTTGTGCTTGCTATTCTCGTGCTTGTGCTGTTGGTTCCAGCGACGGTTAGCGCCCGCGGGCAGGACGGCGATGTCCTGGAACGTATTCTGGACGTGTATCCGCATGTGACCAAGGAGCAGCTTGTATCCGAAATTGAATACGCTTCCCAAATCACCAAGCTCCCGGGCGATGTCATCGCCAGCCAAATGTACGACGAACTGCGCGCGAAGATGCCCGAACTGCAGAACAAAATTGCGGTGCTTGGCGGCAAAGGCGACGGCGCCTATCAGCTTGCGTCCAGCAGCAAAGGCAATGTCTTCTTCGAAACGGCTTCCACCGCAGGGATTCCGCACGGGCATGTCGGCATCTACTACACCCCCGACTACATCGTGGAATCGGTACCCGGCTCGGGCGTGCGCAAGGTGAAGCTTATCGACAAGCGCGTCGATGCAGGCTCCAAGATCTTGACTCCGAAGCCGCAATATGCAAGCGCTTCCGCGAGAGAGCAAGCCGCCGACTGGGCGCACGGCCGCATTGGCGAGAGCTACTCCTACAACTTCGCCACGAATCGCGCGACTTCATGCGTCGGGGATAAAAACTGCTCCAAGCTCGTATGGTGCGCCTTCAAAGAAAAAGTGAACATCGACATCGACAAGGATGGCGGCCTCGGCGTCTATCCGGTCGATATCAGGGATTCCCCGATGTTTCTCACCTTAAAAAGCTATTGA
- a CDS encoding esterase/lipase family protein, whose protein sequence is MPKRWMSAMILMALLVCAILTAAESAQAGEASRTNLILEQTYTVVANGWSKAERWKDNNPMFAPEHYPQDGRGDQIGQRLLFFDGVKQPHSSRFLLYYAPQYQTNPNPTPVLLVHGANDNADRAWANPNEFGPNTCGASSCPDTGLMQFLVSQGYKVFAINFAHKHGDNYYAAELIHDAIQIMKNVTGESKVDVIGWSKGAFASRMYASSIRKPGGTAYAGDIRKLILIANPNKGTDLIFRHGWTFNYGIIPECGGSMNAPSPHTRMMCYGVWRTHPELSIYRTATGDFFPGQKQMLAKWANVHPLPPTEQDWYTTYYGGQGFFTAGDGIDAAIQQGSLVDEILTAGIPASISTYLLTGNQNDIPNMHNEHTGPSDGVVFVRSAAAVQGIGRVAGNVTLPLNHLELSWAGQAQSQIDQWLRQ, encoded by the coding sequence ATGCCGAAGCGATGGATGTCTGCCATGATCCTCATGGCGCTGTTAGTCTGCGCCATCCTGACAGCCGCCGAATCCGCACAAGCGGGCGAAGCTTCACGAACCAACCTCATATTGGAACAAACGTACACCGTTGTCGCCAATGGATGGAGCAAAGCGGAACGCTGGAAAGACAACAACCCAATGTTCGCGCCGGAACATTATCCCCAAGATGGACGGGGGGATCAGATTGGCCAGCGCCTGCTCTTCTTCGACGGCGTAAAGCAGCCGCATTCCAGCCGCTTTCTCCTCTACTATGCGCCGCAGTACCAGACCAATCCTAACCCAACCCCGGTTCTGCTTGTTCATGGAGCCAATGATAATGCGGATCGGGCCTGGGCCAATCCGAACGAGTTCGGTCCGAATACATGCGGGGCTTCCTCCTGCCCGGACACGGGACTGATGCAGTTCCTGGTCAGCCAGGGATATAAAGTATTCGCCATTAATTTCGCACATAAGCACGGGGACAACTATTATGCCGCAGAGCTCATCCACGATGCCATCCAGATCATGAAAAATGTGACCGGCGAGAGCAAGGTCGACGTCATCGGCTGGAGCAAAGGCGCGTTCGCTTCACGCATGTACGCATCATCCATCCGCAAGCCGGGCGGCACGGCCTATGCGGGGGATATCCGCAAGCTGATTCTGATCGCCAATCCGAATAAGGGGACGGATCTTATCTTCCGGCACGGCTGGACATTCAATTACGGCATCATCCCCGAATGCGGGGGCAGCATGAACGCCCCTTCGCCGCATACGCGCATGATGTGCTACGGCGTATGGCGCACTCACCCCGAGCTGTCCATCTACCGAACAGCGACGGGTGATTTCTTCCCCGGTCAGAAGCAAATGCTGGCCAAATGGGCCAATGTCCATCCGCTTCCTCCCACCGAACAGGACTGGTATACGACCTACTATGGCGGGCAAGGTTTTTTCACGGCAGGCGACGGGATCGATGCCGCCATACAGCAAGGATCATTGGTCGACGAGATCTTGACGGCCGGCATTCCAGCCAGCATCTCAACGTATCTGTTAACCGGCAATCAGAACGATATCCCGAACATGCATAACGAACATACGGGACCGAGCGATGGCGTCGTGTTCGTGCGAAGCGCAGCCGCCGTACAAGGGATTGGCCGCGTCGCGGGCAATGTCACGCTGCCGCTCAATCACCTGGAACTATCATGGGCAGGTCAAGCTCAGAGCCAGATCGATCAGTGGCTGAGGCAGTAA
- a CDS encoding cytochrome ubiquinol oxidase subunit I — protein MDQVILARIQFASTTLFHYIFVPMTIGLAFLIALLETFYVRTGRDIYKQSAQFWSKLFLINFAVGVVTGILQEFQFGMNWSNYSRFVGDVFGPSLAIEGLLAFFMESTFIGLWVFGWDRLSKRVHLACIWLVSIGTMLSAFWILTANAFMHAPVGYVFQNGRAEMSDFWAIIRNPQLWLQFPHTLFAALATGAFFMAGVSAWKLLKRHKPEMFRISFRVSITVALVSALLIAFIGHEQAQHLIKSQPMKMAAAEALWDTSEDPAPFTLFARIDTENQDTTSKLQVPYMLSILAHSKLSGSVEGMNQIQAEYEEKYGPGNYIPSVKMTFWSFRTMVFAGGLMCLIAIYGFMLARRRKLEQRPWFLKLMVGAIAFPFLANSTGWLMAEMGRQPWVVFGVMRTEDAISPTVTAGELLFSLIAFTTIYAILAVIDACLFVKVIRQDGDAKPDEPSRTYDPFGKEDAHAIAK, from the coding sequence ATGGATCAGGTCATTCTTGCACGCATCCAATTCGCTTCGACGACGCTATTCCACTACATTTTCGTCCCGATGACGATTGGCCTGGCATTCCTAATCGCCCTGTTGGAGACGTTCTACGTCCGAACAGGCAGAGACATTTATAAGCAGTCCGCCCAGTTTTGGAGCAAATTATTTCTGATCAATTTCGCGGTCGGTGTCGTCACCGGCATTCTGCAGGAGTTTCAGTTCGGGATGAACTGGTCCAATTATTCCCGCTTCGTCGGCGACGTGTTCGGCCCTTCGCTGGCGATCGAGGGCCTGCTCGCTTTTTTTATGGAGTCTACGTTTATCGGCTTATGGGTGTTCGGCTGGGATCGCTTGTCGAAGCGCGTCCATCTGGCATGCATCTGGCTCGTCTCGATCGGCACGATGCTGTCGGCCTTCTGGATATTGACGGCCAACGCCTTCATGCATGCCCCGGTCGGATACGTGTTCCAAAACGGAAGAGCGGAGATGAGCGATTTCTGGGCGATCATCCGCAATCCGCAGCTGTGGCTGCAATTTCCGCATACGTTATTCGCCGCCCTCGCGACCGGCGCGTTCTTCATGGCCGGCGTCAGCGCATGGAAGCTGCTGAAGCGGCACAAACCCGAGATGTTCCGGATCTCATTCCGCGTCTCCATTACAGTCGCCCTCGTCTCGGCCCTACTCATCGCCTTCATCGGCCATGAGCAAGCCCAGCATCTGATCAAGTCGCAGCCGATGAAGATGGCCGCCGCGGAAGCGTTATGGGACACCAGCGAGGATCCGGCCCCGTTCACGCTGTTCGCCCGCATCGATACGGAGAACCAGGACACGACATCCAAGCTGCAAGTCCCGTATATGCTGAGCATTCTGGCGCACAGCAAGCTGAGCGGCAGCGTGGAGGGAATGAACCAGATCCAGGCGGAGTACGAGGAAAAATACGGACCCGGGAATTACATTCCTTCGGTCAAAATGACCTTCTGGAGTTTCCGCACGATGGTCTTCGCCGGGGGCCTGATGTGTCTGATCGCCATCTATGGCTTTATGCTGGCCCGCAGACGCAAGCTGGAGCAGCGGCCCTGGTTCTTGAAGCTGATGGTCGGCGCGATCGCCTTCCCGTTCCTGGCCAATTCAACCGGATGGCTCATGGCGGAGATGGGGCGCCAGCCGTGGGTCGTCTTCGGCGTCATGCGCACCGAGGACGCGATCTCGCCTACCGTAACCGCGGGCGAGCTTCTGTTCTCGCTGATTGCGTTTACCACCATCTACGCGATCCTGGCCGTTATCGACGCGTGTCTGTTCGTGAAGGTTATTCGCCAGGACGGGGACGCTAAGCCGGACGAGCCGTCCCGCACCTACGATCCGTTTGGCAAGGAGGATGCACATGCTATCGCTAAATGA
- the msrA gene encoding peptide-methionine (S)-S-oxide reductase MsrA, protein MPTYVSDASACQQGTPRQDGLQLATFAGGCFWCMVKPFDQWDGVHAVVSGYTGGHIPHPTYEQVKSQTTGHLEAVQITFDPAIIPYSQLLELYWAQIDPTDDGGQFQDRGESYTTAIFVHNEEQRRLAEASRTELAASGRFDRPIVTPIRDAGPFYPAEDYHQDYYRKEPEHYAADRAQSGRDDFLEKHWEK, encoded by the coding sequence ATGCCAACATACGTTTCAGACGCCTCTGCATGCCAACAGGGGACGCCGCGCCAGGACGGGCTCCAACTGGCCACCTTCGCCGGCGGCTGCTTCTGGTGCATGGTGAAGCCCTTCGATCAATGGGATGGCGTGCATGCCGTCGTATCCGGCTATACCGGCGGCCATATTCCGCATCCAACCTATGAGCAGGTTAAATCCCAGACGACGGGACATCTCGAGGCCGTCCAGATCACATTCGATCCGGCGATCATTCCGTACAGCCAGCTGCTCGAGCTGTATTGGGCGCAGATCGATCCGACCGATGACGGCGGTCAATTCCAGGATCGGGGCGAATCGTATACGACCGCTATCTTCGTTCATAACGAAGAGCAGCGCCGCCTGGCCGAAGCTTCTCGGACGGAGTTGGCGGCAAGCGGCCGGTTCGATCGGCCTATCGTCACGCCCATTCGCGATGCCGGCCCTTTCTATCCGGCCGAGGACTATCACCAGGACTACTACCGCAAAGAGCCTGAGCATTACGCGGCCGACCGAGCCCAATCCGGCCGCGACGATTTTCTGGAGAAGCATTGGGAGAAGTAA